Part of the Acidimicrobiales bacterium genome, GCTCGGCTGCGATGTCTACCTCTACAGCGGCTACAAGACCTACGGCCCTCATCTCGGTCTCATGTACGTGGACCGCGCGCTGCTGCCGCAGCTCGCGCACCAGGGCCACTTCTTCAACGAAGCGAAACTCTCGACCCGCGTGACCCCCGCAGGCCCCGATCACGCCGTGATCGGCGCCTCGGCCGGCATCGTCGACTACTACGACGCGGTCCACGCCCATCACGGTGGGGAAGCCATGGACCCGCTCGCCCGCATCGGCGACGTGGGTCGACGGTTCCGCGAGCACGAGACCGAGATCATCGCGCCGCTCCTCGGCCTGCTCGCTCAGCGGGACGGGGTGCGGGTGATCGGCGCAACCGAGGCCGACGCCGCAGTGCGGGCCCCCACGATCGCGTTCGCCAGCGAACGTCACTCATCGGCCGCCGTCTACGACGCGCTGATCGCCGCCGGGGTCTCGTGTGGGCACGGCCACTTCTATGCCCATCGCCTGGTCACCGCGCTCGGGCTCGATCCCGACGATGGCGTCGTCCGGCTGTCGGTCGTGCACTACAACTCGACCGAGGACGTGGCCCGCGCCCTCTCAGTGCTCGATCCGCTCGTCTGAGTCGTTCCGTAGGTCAGGGACGTTCGCCGACCGACGGCCCTTCGGTGCGCGTGCGCTTCAGTTCCCAGAAGCCGTCGACGTTCATCATCGCCACCAGCGCATCCCACATCGCAAGGGAGTCCTCGGTGTTCGGCACCTTCGTGATGACCGGGCCGAAGTAGCCCCGCTTGACCCCGTCGCGATCGTCGAACGCGATGATCGGGGTGCCGACGTCGTCGCCGGTGAGGGCGAGACCCGCATCGTGACGCCGCTGGATCTCGGTATCGAATTCGTCGGTGTCGAAGGCGACGGCGTGAGAGGCGGGAAGGCCCACGGCTGCGAGGGCCTCGGCGACCTCGAAGTCCAACGCCTTGTCGTGATGGATGCGGCGCCCGTACTCCCAGTAGAGGCGAAACACGGCATCTTCGCCTTCGGTGGCGCGCACCGACTCCATGACCCGCAGGAGGCGGTAGGTCCGATCCACGGGTTCGTAGAACGAACTGTCGGGCTCGGGTGCGTTCTTCAGCTTGAGGCTGATGGGCTGCCACGTGATGTTCAGGTCACGGGCCGGTGCCACCTCGTCGACGACCCAACGGGCCGTCACCCAGCACCACGGTCAAATGGGGTCGACCCAGAACTCGAGATCCATGACTCGGCAGCGTACCGCCGCGATGTGGGAGCCTTGCCCCGTGGCTGTTCCGGGAACGTCCGAGGTCAGGGTGCGGGCGAGCGACCGGTATTCGCTGCCGGTGGTGCGCAGCATCGTCCGGCGACCGCGGTTGACCGAAGCGCTGTTCGGCCGGACGCGCTGGGGCAACTCCTTCGCGCTCGAGCACCGACCGTGGCCGTACCCGTCCTACGAGCCGATGCGGGCCGACGGTGAGGTGGCCTGGAACCCGTGGTTCCAGCAGTGGTTCGTGACGGGCTACGACGAGGCTCGCGAGGTGCTGTCGTCACCTGCCGTCGAGGTGGCCACCCAGCGCGAAGTGATGCTCGCGGTGAAGCCGCATTCGGCGATGAGCCGGAACTCGAAGGAACTGTTCCGGCACTTCCTGCTCTTCGTCGACCCGCCCGACCACACGCGGCTGCGCTCGTTGGTGAGCCGGGCGTTCACGCCGAAGCAGATGGAGCGCATCGAGCCCGAGGTCGAACGTCTCGCGGCGCAACTGCTCGATGATCTCGCTGATCAGCCCGCGCCCGACCTCTTCGCCGGATTCAACGCACCGCTCCCGATCCACGTCATCTCGGTGCTGCTCGGGATCCCCGAGGAACGTTGGCCGTTCACCGTCGAGTTGTCGGCCGCCCTCATCGCGTACCTCGACCCCTTCCCCGACTTCGATCCGGTGGAGACCGATGCGATCCTGAACCGGGGCGTGCAGTTCTTCGACGACCTCATCGAGGAACGGCGTGTGTCGCCGCAAGACGACCTGATCTCCGCCCTGGTCGCGGTGGAGGACGACGACGACCGCCTGTCGCGCTTCGAGACGATCGCAATGGCGATGTTCCTGATGTTCGCCGGTCACGAGACCACCAGCGGATCGCTCGGCAACGCGATGGTGGCGCTCGCTCGATTTCCGGACCAGCGCGCGCTGATCCGCGACGACCCGGCCTTGTGGCCCAACGCCGTCGAGGAGCTCCTGCGCTGGGATGCGCCGCTGCAACTCGACCCCCGCGCCGCACGCGAGGACT contains:
- a CDS encoding cytochrome P450 produces the protein MAVPGTSEVRVRASDRYSLPVVRSIVRRPRLTEALFGRTRWGNSFALEHRPWPYPSYEPMRADGEVAWNPWFQQWFVTGYDEAREVLSSPAVEVATQREVMLAVKPHSAMSRNSKELFRHFLLFVDPPDHTRLRSLVSRAFTPKQMERIEPEVERLAAQLLDDLADQPAPDLFAGFNAPLPIHVISVLLGIPEERWPFTVELSAALIAYLDPFPDFDPVETDAILNRGVQFFDDLIEERRVSPQDDLISALVAVEDDDDRLSRFETIAMAMFLMFAGHETTSGSLGNAMVALARFPDQRALIRDDPALWPNAVEELLRWDAPLQLDPRAAREDFEVGGQTIEAGRRIMVVLGAANRDPRRWPDANTLRLDRDDPRPISFGHGIHHCIGAALARMQMRIGLRAFLERFGDYTIDESTVVWKAHPVLRGPVVLPVTPSR